The following coding sequences are from one Lolium rigidum isolate FL_2022 chromosome 6, APGP_CSIRO_Lrig_0.1, whole genome shotgun sequence window:
- the LOC124660120 gene encoding protein SGT1 homolog, whose translation MAAAASDLESKAKAAFVDDDFELAVDLYSQAIDVGPATADLYADRAQAHIKLGSYTEAVADANKAIELDPSMHKAYLRKGSACIKLEEYQTAKAALEVGSSYASGDSRFTRLMKECDDRIAEEASQVPVKSAAAVAVAPATTSGATTVATAAEDKEDGASMENAQPTVEVPSKPKYRHDYYNSTSEVVLTIFAKGVPADSVVVDFGEQMLSVSIELPGEEPYHFQPRLFSKIIPEKCKYMVLSTKVEIRLAKAEPITWTSLDYKGKPKAPQKINAPAESAQRPSYPSSKSKKDWDKLEAEVKKQEKDEKLDGDAALNKFFREIYSDADEDMRRAMMKSFVESNGTVLSTNWKDVGKKPVEGSPPDGMELKKWEY comes from the exons atggccgccgccgcctcggatcTGGAGAGCAAGGCCAAGGCCGCCTTCgtcgacgacgacttcgagctcGCCGTCGACCTCTACTCCCAGGCCATCGACGTCGGCCCCGCCACCGCCGACCTCTACGCCGACCGCGCCCAGGCCCACATCAAGCTCGGAAGTTACACCG AGGCTGTAGCTGATGCCAACAAAGCAATTGAACTTGATCCTTCGATGCACAAAGCGTACCTTCGCAAAGG CTCGGCATGCATCAAGCTGGAGGAATACCAAACTGCAAAGGCTGCTCTTGAGGTGGGTTCTTCCTATGCATCTGGTGACTCAAGGTTTACTCGTCTGATGAAAGAATGTGATGATCGCATCGCTG AGGAGGCTAGCCAGGTGCCAGTAAAgagtgctgctgctgttgctgtggcTCCAGCCACAACTTCTGGGGCTACAACTGTGGCTACTGCTGCTGAAGACAAGGAGGATGGTGCAAGTATGGAGAATGCACAGCCAACTGTAGAAGTGCCAAGCAAGCCCAAATACAG GCATGACTACTACAATAGTACTTCAGAAGTGGTACTGACAATTTTTGCCAAGGGTGTTCCTGCTGACAGTGTGGTTGTTGATTTCGGTGAACAGATG CTGAGTGTCTCAATTGAACTTCCTGGTGAGGAGCCATACCATTTTCAGCCTCGTCTGTTTTCAAAG ATCATCCCAGAGAAGTGCAAATACATGGTATTGTCTACAAAGGTCGAAATACGCCTTGCAAAAGCTGAGCCGATAACTTGGACATCATTGGATTATAAGGGTAAACCAAAGGCTCCTCAGAAGATAAATGCACCAG CTGAATCAGCCCAGAGGCCATCTTAtccatcatcaaaatccaaaaagGACTGGGATAAGTTGGAGGCTGAAGTGAAAAAACAG GAGAAGGATGAAAAACTTGATGGTGATGCTGCATTGAACAAGTTTTTCCGTGAGATCTACAGTGATGCAGATGAAGACATGCGCAGGGCAATGATGAAGTCTTTT GTGGAGTCCAATGGTACGGTTCTCTCAACCAACTGGAAAGATGTTGGGAAAAAGCCTGTGGAAGGGAGCCCCCCTGATGGAATGGAGCTGAAGAAGTGGGAGTATTGA